A section of the Candidatus Bathyarchaeota archaeon genome encodes:
- a CDS encoding site-specific integrase: MKKRGNSPHTIKNVSKILTILDKHTDLDKPETVRGYLAQLDRRNGYKRNIAFAYNTYCKHHKLTWNKPKYYQNAKLPKIPTENQIDMLKANASEKLALAISISKETGLRPVETMRLKLRDIDTANRTIYPQTAKHGSARILKITSKTQELLNIYLTHRNIALNDNIFEAWTSETYGKYFRKYRNKLAKKLGDPTLRAIRLYDLRHYFATKLYHQTKDILYVKQQMGHRRLETTLIYTQLLNLNDDEWTCKTATNAEEASQLIEAGFQYITEKDGTMLFRKRK; the protein is encoded by the coding sequence ATGAAAAAAAGAGGCAACAGCCCACACACCATAAAAAACGTATCAAAAATACTTACAATACTAGACAAACACACAGACTTAGACAAACCTGAAACAGTAAGAGGATACCTTGCACAACTAGACAGACGAAACGGATACAAAAGAAACATAGCCTTCGCCTATAATACATACTGCAAACACCACAAGCTAACATGGAACAAACCAAAATACTACCAGAACGCCAAACTACCAAAGATACCAACGGAAAACCAGATAGACATGCTAAAAGCCAACGCATCAGAAAAACTAGCACTAGCAATTAGCATAAGCAAAGAAACAGGCTTACGCCCAGTCGAAACAATGAGACTCAAACTAAGAGACATAGACACAGCCAACAGAACAATATATCCACAAACAGCCAAACACGGAAGCGCACGAATCCTAAAAATAACAAGCAAAACACAAGAACTACTAAATATCTACCTAACACACCGCAACATAGCATTAAACGACAACATATTCGAAGCATGGACAAGCGAAACATACGGAAAATACTTCCGAAAATACAGAAACAAACTAGCGAAGAAATTAGGTGACCCCACGCTAAGAGCAATCAGACTCTATGACTTAAGGCATTACTTCGCAACAAAACTCTACCACCAAACGAAAGACATACTATACGTCAAACAACAAATGGGGCACAGACGACTAGAAACGACACTAATCTACACACAACTACTTAATCTCAACGACGATGAATGGACATGCAAAACAGCAACCAACGCTGAGGAAGCCAGCCAACTAATCGAAGCAGGATTTCAATACATAACAGAAAAAGACGGAACAATGCTATTCAGAAAACGCAAATAA